The following proteins come from a genomic window of Synechococcus sp. NB0720_010:
- a CDS encoding NYN domain-containing protein, translating into MQLALAVDGHSMFYVQQKLGWFFDPRRLLEYATAQSGVELGSAFWYTGLKDATDQRPFRDALTSLGFTVRTKPLREVGHDSDQRQFARANLDVEIAIDLMAVAHRIDEVWVMSGSRDLERLLEVLRIRGLKVVLMSTEGMVPRELRNAADRFVDLSSLKPQLEKTDGH; encoded by the coding sequence ATGCAGCTGGCTCTGGCGGTCGATGGCCACAGCATGTTTTACGTGCAGCAAAAACTCGGCTGGTTTTTCGATCCCCGTCGGCTGCTGGAGTACGCCACGGCGCAATCCGGCGTCGAGCTCGGCTCAGCGTTTTGGTACACGGGCCTGAAGGACGCGACCGATCAGCGTCCCTTCCGTGATGCCCTCACCAGCCTGGGCTTCACGGTTCGCACCAAGCCCCTGAGGGAAGTTGGGCATGACTCCGATCAACGGCAGTTCGCCCGCGCCAATTTGGACGTGGAAATCGCCATTGATCTGATGGCCGTGGCCCATCGCATCGATGAGGTCTGGGTGATGAGCGGTAGCCGTGATCTGGAGCGTCTGTTGGAGGTCCTGCGGATCCGGGGGCTGAAGGTGGTCTTGATGAGCACCGAAGGCATGGTTCCGCGGGAGCTGCGTAATGCGGCGGATCGGTTTGTGGATCTCTCCAGCCTGAAGCCGCAGCTCGAGAAGACCGACGGTCACTGA
- a CDS encoding 1,4-alpha-glucan branching protein domain-containing protein — protein MHSSAAGSLEEDWYFQALLECYLPLLDTLEAAAADPSQRPRLTMGLSPTLLSLLSNKVLSQRFIPWLEVRQELLRQAPQDHAAAAAGLGLQLQRAKQAWKQAKGDVLPRFQALQQQGVLDLLTCGATHGYLPLLRDCPEAVRAQLLTAVREHERLLGVRPLGIWLPECAYYEGLDRLLVSCGLRYAILDAHGLLHGQPRPRYGVYAPICSPGGMAFFGRDSESTLPVWSAREGYPGDPSYREFHRDLGWDLSEQELQQRGITSPRPLGLKLHRVTGRQCSLEAKQAYDPAQAAATVQRDAQHFLAGRAQQLQDLSGSMERRPLLVAPFDAELFGHWWFEGPQFLAELFQQAPRQGVGLATLRETLSRGDALQLCQPSPSSWGQGGYHTYWLNESNAWVIPEWNRASRAMVDRVSRGVGSEQARDWLQQAGRELLLAQSSDWSFILRAGTTTELAKERIERHLKRFWCLIEAINTNTPPPEGWLEAVQREDGLFPLINAADWARLPAP, from the coding sequence GTGCACTCCAGCGCAGCGGGATCCCTGGAGGAGGACTGGTATTTCCAGGCCCTTCTCGAGTGCTACCTGCCTCTGCTGGACACCCTCGAGGCCGCCGCCGCTGACCCCAGCCAGCGACCGCGGCTGACCATGGGGCTCTCGCCCACGCTGCTGTCCCTACTGAGCAACAAGGTCCTCAGTCAGCGCTTTATCCCCTGGCTGGAGGTCCGCCAAGAGCTCTTGCGCCAGGCACCCCAGGACCATGCGGCAGCCGCGGCCGGCCTCGGGCTGCAACTCCAGCGGGCCAAGCAGGCCTGGAAGCAGGCGAAGGGTGATGTGTTGCCGCGCTTTCAGGCGCTACAACAGCAAGGGGTCCTCGACCTGCTGACCTGCGGTGCCACCCACGGCTATCTGCCACTGCTGCGGGATTGCCCCGAAGCCGTGCGGGCGCAGCTATTGACGGCTGTGCGGGAGCACGAACGCCTGCTGGGGGTGCGGCCCCTGGGGATCTGGCTTCCGGAATGCGCCTACTACGAGGGGCTTGATCGGCTGCTGGTCAGCTGCGGGCTGCGCTACGCGATCCTCGATGCCCACGGCCTGCTGCATGGACAGCCGCGGCCCCGCTATGGGGTCTATGCACCGATCTGCAGTCCCGGCGGGATGGCCTTTTTCGGCCGGGATAGCGAATCGACCCTGCCCGTCTGGAGTGCCCGGGAGGGCTACCCCGGCGATCCCAGCTACCGCGAATTCCACCGCGATCTGGGCTGGGATCTCTCCGAACAAGAGCTCCAGCAACGCGGCATCACCAGCCCGCGCCCCCTTGGGCTCAAGCTCCATCGCGTCACCGGGAGGCAGTGCAGCCTGGAGGCCAAGCAGGCCTACGACCCGGCGCAGGCCGCAGCCACCGTGCAGCGCGATGCCCAACACTTCCTGGCGGGCCGGGCGCAGCAACTGCAGGACCTCAGCGGCTCGATGGAACGTCGACCGCTCCTGGTCGCCCCCTTTGATGCGGAGCTCTTTGGCCATTGGTGGTTTGAAGGTCCCCAGTTCCTGGCGGAGCTGTTCCAGCAGGCGCCGCGTCAGGGGGTAGGTCTGGCAACCCTGCGGGAGACCCTGAGCCGAGGCGATGCGCTTCAGCTCTGCCAACCGTCCCCCTCCAGCTGGGGGCAGGGGGGCTACCACACCTATTGGCTCAACGAGAGCAATGCCTGGGTGATCCCCGAGTGGAACCGGGCCTCGCGGGCGATGGTGGATCGGGTCAGCCGCGGAGTCGGCAGCGAGCAGGCCAGGGACTGGCTGCAGCAAGCGGGCCGCGAATTGTTGCTGGCCCAAAGCTCAGATTGGAGCTTCATCCTGCGGGCCGGCACCACCACCGAACTGGCCAAGGAGCGGATTGAACGCCATCTCAAACGCTTCTGGTGCCTGATCGAAGCGATCAACACCAACACCCCTCCACCGGAGGGGTGGCTTGAAGCCGTGCAACGGGA